TCAAGTGAGCATTTTTGTCGGCAATCTGCCCTTCCGCGCTGAGCAGGAAGACGTGATCGAACTGTTTGCCGCTCATGGAGAGGTCACGAACTGTGCCCTTCCTCTTGAGCGTGACACCGGTCGCAAACGTGGTTTCGCCTTTGTGGAGATGGTCGATGAAGCGGCGGAGGCCGCGGCGATCGAGGCTCTCCAGGGCGCTGAATTAATGGGTCGTCCCCTCCGCATCAACAAGGCTGAGCCACGCGGTAGCGCACCTCGTCGTGGCGGCGGTGGTGGCGGCTACGGCGGCGGTGGTGGCTACGGCGGCGGCGGTGGTGGCTACGGCGGCGGCGGTGGTGGCTACGGCGGTGGCGGTGGTGGCTACGGCGGTGGCGGTGGTGGCTACGGCGGTGGCGGTGGTGGCTACGGCGGTGGCGGTGGTG
This genomic window from Synechococcus sp. MIT S9220 contains:
- a CDS encoding RNA-binding protein, whose product is MSIFVGNLPFRAEQEDVIELFAAHGEVTNCALPLERDTGRKRGFAFVEMVDEAAEAAAIEALQGAELMGRPLRINKAEPRGSAPRRGGGGGGYGGGGGYGGGGGGYGGGGGGYGGGGGGYGGGGGGYGGGGGGYGGGGGGDRRSGARGWEDRSYGGGSSGGGYSGGGAAGGGDQSGSPYGGGVEEGRRSRRRGGASPNDGGGSSFGGGGDGGGDDYGGYGGAEG